A genomic segment from Desulfurispirillum indicum S5 encodes:
- a CDS encoding PhoP family transcriptional regulator: MDKEKSKQGFLGELELVGRGTERDCYVHPLDATKVIKLPGSRKSVQHQNKIDADYYGYLAKRGVKSDCIAMFYGWEETPQGVGLVFERILNDDGVPAITLRSYLKEKEIDLSNVYCKLEELKKKLLRDGILFADPTVDNILVAKKKMGGIRFVIVDGLGSRRYDLKFHIRSRSVFLSRLRVLFRWMKLRRRLLVSSGVVVKGRIEVFLAGWHLWWARKYDL, from the coding sequence ATGGATAAAGAAAAATCAAAGCAAGGCTTTTTAGGAGAATTGGAGTTAGTCGGGCGCGGTACTGAGCGTGATTGTTACGTTCACCCACTGGATGCCACAAAAGTAATCAAATTACCTGGCTCCAGGAAATCGGTGCAGCACCAAAACAAAATTGATGCAGATTATTATGGCTATCTAGCGAAGCGTGGAGTCAAAAGTGATTGCATTGCAATGTTCTATGGTTGGGAAGAAACTCCCCAGGGTGTAGGTTTGGTTTTTGAGCGTATTCTGAATGATGATGGGGTTCCTGCCATCACATTGCGCAGTTATTTAAAAGAGAAAGAGATTGATCTGTCTAATGTGTACTGTAAACTTGAAGAGTTGAAAAAAAAGCTCCTTCGGGATGGGATTCTCTTTGCTGACCCAACAGTTGATAATATTCTGGTGGCAAAAAAGAAGATGGGTGGCATTCGATTTGTCATTGTGGACGGCCTGGGCTCCAGGCGATATGATCTGAAGTTTCATATTCGGAGTCGTAGTGTTTTTTTGTCGAGACTACGGGTACTATTTCGTTGGATGAAGCTACGACGCCGTTTGCTTGTTTCGTCTGGTGTGGTGGTTAAAGGACGGATTGAGGTGTTTTTGGCGGGCTGGCATCTGTGGTGGGCTCGTAAGTATGATTTATAA
- a CDS encoding trimeric intracellular cation channel family protein, with protein sequence MDLFTIADIIGICAFALAGFLVGVRKELDILGICIAAFLTALGGGIIRDTIVQTTPFAFREIYPFICIVSVIVLAIALKVHQRQNLDQNRLFIVADSIGLVAFSITGTLIALENNLNIFGVIFLAFLTATGGGIVRDALVNEIPFVLNADFYGSVAIITAMLILLADMLGVLDHTAIFIIGTLCLALRLFAYFRGWQLPKLIKGAADSEKT encoded by the coding sequence GTGGACTTATTTACCATAGCCGACATCATCGGCATCTGCGCCTTTGCCTTGGCGGGCTTCCTGGTGGGAGTCCGCAAGGAACTGGATATCCTGGGAATCTGCATCGCCGCTTTTCTCACGGCCCTTGGTGGAGGCATTATCCGCGACACCATCGTGCAGACCACTCCCTTCGCCTTCCGGGAGATCTACCCCTTCATCTGCATTGTCAGCGTCATCGTCCTGGCAATTGCCCTGAAGGTACACCAGCGCCAGAACCTGGATCAGAATCGCCTGTTCATCGTGGCCGACAGCATCGGGCTCGTGGCCTTCAGCATCACGGGAACGCTGATCGCCCTGGAGAACAACCTGAATATCTTCGGGGTAATCTTCCTGGCCTTTCTGACCGCCACCGGCGGCGGCATTGTGCGCGACGCCCTGGTGAATGAAATCCCCTTCGTGCTCAACGCCGATTTCTATGGCAGCGTGGCGATTATCACCGCCATGCTGATCCTGCTGGCTGACATGCTTGGCGTCCTGGATCACACCGCCATCTTTATCATCGGCACACTGTGCCTGGCCCTGCGTCTGTTTGCCTACTTCCGGGGCTGGCAACTGCCCAAGCTGATCAAAGGCGCTGCGGACAGCGAAAAAACCTGA
- a CDS encoding glycosyltransferase family 4 protein: protein MKVLCLFDTGVDRGECNLLIGLKQAGVQPYVICKPNTGRIAALQAAGILVEPWEIHSKIDLPFIRRLRELLEQESFDLVHAFRKSALSNYTLATLGRKETPVIAYRGIIGNLSYWDPFSWLTFLNPRIKKIICVCDAIKAYFINKKFLLFFSLFTDHNVVRIYKGHKVEWYTEKIDSELVLPRLGIPECAHVIGCISRIKARKGISELIQSMDLMTSGTEVHLVILGRVEDQSYRSALESSASRERIHLLGFLPGAARIAAEFDIITLPSLRREGLPRAVIEGMAHGVAPVVTNAGGSPELIEHGVSGLIVPPGDPAALAEAFNVLLSDDERRKAMGQAAQQRIRTHFDTDQSVAQTFALYNDVVAGYAKKQK from the coding sequence ATGAAAGTACTGTGTTTGTTTGATACTGGTGTAGATCGCGGTGAGTGTAATCTGTTGATTGGCCTAAAGCAGGCTGGAGTCCAGCCTTATGTTATCTGCAAGCCAAATACTGGCAGAATTGCTGCTTTACAGGCTGCTGGTATTTTGGTCGAGCCGTGGGAAATCCACTCTAAAATTGATTTGCCGTTTATCAGGCGTTTACGAGAACTATTGGAGCAGGAATCGTTTGACTTGGTGCATGCTTTCAGGAAAAGTGCTCTGAGCAACTATACACTGGCAACTCTGGGAAGGAAGGAAACACCTGTGATTGCCTATCGGGGCATTATCGGTAATCTGAGCTACTGGGATCCTTTCTCCTGGCTGACGTTTCTAAATCCGCGTATAAAAAAAATTATCTGCGTTTGTGATGCGATAAAGGCATATTTTATTAATAAAAAATTTCTGCTGTTCTTTTCCTTGTTCACGGATCACAATGTAGTGAGAATTTATAAGGGTCACAAAGTAGAATGGTATACGGAAAAAATTGACAGTGAGTTGGTGTTACCACGCCTTGGCATACCAGAGTGTGCACACGTGATTGGCTGTATTTCCCGCATCAAGGCCCGGAAGGGTATCAGTGAATTGATTCAATCAATGGATTTGATGACGTCAGGCACTGAAGTGCATCTGGTGATTCTGGGAAGAGTCGAAGATCAGAGTTATCGCAGCGCACTGGAGTCTTCAGCCAGCAGGGAACGAATACACCTGCTGGGTTTTCTGCCTGGGGCGGCTCGAATTGCGGCTGAATTTGATATAATAACCTTGCCTTCTTTGCGCCGTGAAGGGTTGCCGCGTGCGGTGATTGAAGGAATGGCTCATGGAGTTGCGCCAGTGGTAACCAATGCTGGTGGCAGCCCTGAGTTAATTGAGCATGGGGTGAGTGGTTTGATCGTACCACCTGGTGATCCCGCTGCGCTGGCGGAGGCATTCAACGTACTGTTGTCTGATGACGAGCGCCGCAAGGCCATGGGGCAGGCCGCCCAGCAGCGAATACGCACTCATTTTGATACTGATCAATCGGTAGCCCAAACGTTCGCCCTGTACAACGATGTAGTTGCGGGCTATGCAAAAAAGCAGAAATGA
- the serS gene encoding serine--tRNA ligase, translated as MLDIKSIRDNGAEVQARLHRRHPDLNLGDLLALDVQRREITSELQAKQSLRNDASKQIGKLKAQGQDAAPIMEQMKSLADEIKALELRSRELDEQQNTLLLGFPNLPHPSVPAGAGEEENVEIRRWGTPRQFDFEPRPHDELGTALGMLDFARGVKIAQSRFTLYKGMGARLERALINFMLDIHTGEHGYTEVQPPLLVNRESMTATGQLPKFEEDLFATEGGNLLLIPTAEVPVTNIHRDEILPMDALPLNYTAYTPCFRREAGSYGKDTKGLIRQHQFNKVELVKFCHPDTSYEELETLLHHAEVILQRLELPYRVVCLCSGDLGFSAAKTYDIEVWVPSQNTFREISSCSNFEDFQARRGAIRFKDATGKNRLVHTLNGSGLAVGRTLVAILENCQNSDGSISIPKALIPYMGGLERIDAIDNGAVL; from the coding sequence GTGCTTGATATCAAAAGCATTCGTGATAACGGCGCTGAAGTGCAGGCCCGGCTGCACCGGCGCCACCCGGATCTGAACCTGGGCGACCTGCTGGCCCTTGACGTGCAGCGACGCGAGATTACCAGCGAACTGCAGGCCAAACAGAGCCTGCGCAACGACGCCAGCAAGCAGATTGGAAAACTCAAAGCCCAGGGACAGGACGCTGCTCCCATCATGGAGCAGATGAAGAGCCTGGCCGACGAGATCAAGGCCCTGGAACTGCGTTCACGGGAACTGGATGAGCAGCAGAACACCCTGCTGCTGGGATTCCCCAACCTCCCCCACCCAAGCGTTCCCGCAGGCGCTGGCGAAGAGGAAAACGTCGAAATACGCCGCTGGGGAACTCCGCGCCAGTTCGACTTCGAACCCAGGCCCCACGATGAACTGGGAACAGCTCTGGGCATGCTGGATTTCGCCCGTGGCGTCAAAATCGCCCAGTCCCGCTTTACCCTGTACAAGGGCATGGGAGCACGCCTGGAGCGAGCCCTGATCAACTTCATGCTGGACATCCACACCGGCGAACACGGTTACACCGAAGTTCAGCCACCCCTGCTGGTCAACCGCGAGAGCATGACCGCAACCGGGCAGTTGCCCAAATTCGAGGAAGACCTCTTCGCCACCGAAGGGGGCAACCTGCTGCTCATACCCACCGCAGAAGTTCCCGTCACCAACATCCACCGTGACGAAATTCTGCCCATGGATGCGCTGCCGCTGAACTACACCGCCTACACCCCCTGCTTCCGCCGCGAAGCAGGCTCCTATGGCAAAGACACCAAGGGCCTGATCCGCCAGCACCAGTTCAACAAGGTGGAGCTGGTGAAGTTCTGCCACCCCGACACCTCCTATGAAGAGCTGGAAACACTGCTGCACCACGCCGAAGTCATCCTGCAGCGACTGGAACTGCCCTATCGGGTCGTCTGCCTGTGCAGTGGCGACCTGGGATTCAGCGCTGCCAAAACCTATGACATAGAAGTGTGGGTACCATCCCAGAATACCTTCCGCGAGATATCATCCTGCTCGAACTTCGAGGATTTCCAGGCCCGCCGCGGAGCCATCCGCTTCAAGGACGCCACCGGCAAGAATCGCCTGGTTCATACCCTTAATGGCTCTGGACTGGCCGTTGGCCGCACCCTGGTGGCGATTCTGGAAAACTGCCAGAACTCCGACGGCAGCATCAGCATTCCGAAAGCTCTTATCCCGTATATGGGGGGGCTGGAACGCATTGACGCTATTGACAACGGCGCGGTTTTATAG
- a CDS encoding IclR family transcriptional regulator produces MKREKTDYIVQSVYNALDVLESFKTSGELDIRTLREKFDLSKNNLFRLLATLEKHGYVERNPYTKNYRLGLKNFELSQAYINKIDLLRTTEPILQELVNTLNESAYIGVLRGKNVVYLNVIETTQFVRIIPRIGSVGSPFCTAIGKCQLFDLNGEEIRKQISDAKIQTSCSGTPFKGIDAFVEEIEMSRPRGYTIDDEEFEMGVRCVGAPLRNYTGKIVAGMSVSGPVQRMSYERIENEIGPALIEKAHKASKRMGYSELVQSELEAASS; encoded by the coding sequence ATGAAGAGGGAAAAGACCGATTACATCGTCCAGTCTGTTTACAATGCCCTTGACGTGCTGGAAAGCTTCAAGACCTCCGGGGAGCTTGATATCCGCACGCTGCGCGAGAAATTTGATCTGAGCAAGAATAACCTGTTTCGCCTGCTGGCTACCCTGGAAAAGCACGGCTATGTGGAGCGCAACCCCTATACCAAAAACTACCGCCTGGGGCTGAAGAACTTCGAGCTCTCCCAGGCCTACATCAATAAAATCGACCTGCTGCGCACCACCGAGCCCATTCTGCAGGAACTGGTGAACACGCTGAACGAATCCGCCTATATCGGCGTACTGCGCGGCAAGAACGTTGTCTACCTCAACGTCATTGAAACCACACAGTTTGTGCGCATCATTCCCCGCATTGGCAGCGTCGGTTCGCCCTTCTGCACCGCCATCGGCAAGTGCCAGCTCTTTGACCTCAACGGCGAGGAAATCAGGAAGCAGATCAGTGACGCCAAAATCCAGACCTCCTGCTCCGGAACCCCTTTCAAAGGCATTGACGCCTTTGTCGAGGAGATCGAAATGTCCCGCCCGCGCGGTTACACCATCGACGATGAAGAGTTTGAAATGGGCGTGCGCTGCGTGGGAGCACCACTGCGCAATTACACCGGCAAAATCGTGGCTGGTATGAGTGTATCTGGCCCAGTGCAGCGCATGTCCTACGAGCGCATTGAAAACGAGATCGGGCCCGCCCTGATCGAAAAGGCCCACAAGGCCAGTAAGCGCATGGGCTATTCGGAGCTGGTGCAAAGCGAGCTGGAAGCCGCCTCCTCCTGA
- a CDS encoding flavodoxin family protein → MRVLAINGSARRDGNTALMIRQAFDPLQTAGIHTEMIQLAGEVIRGCTACYQCWQRKDGRCAIKNDIVNDCIAQMQLAQGIFLASPTYFADVTAEMKALIDRAGMVARANGHMFRRKAGAAIVAVRRGGAIHAFDSMNHFFLISQMVVPGSSYWNMGIGREIGEVEHDAEGMETMRILGENMAWLLEKTQR, encoded by the coding sequence ATGAGAGTTCTGGCAATCAACGGCAGTGCCCGCCGGGATGGCAATACGGCCCTGATGATCCGGCAGGCTTTTGACCCTTTACAGACAGCGGGAATCCACACGGAAATGATTCAGCTGGCGGGTGAGGTGATTCGTGGCTGTACGGCCTGCTACCAGTGCTGGCAGCGCAAGGACGGGCGCTGCGCCATTAAAAACGATATCGTGAACGACTGCATTGCCCAGATGCAGCTTGCCCAGGGGATTTTCCTGGCGTCGCCCACCTATTTTGCCGATGTGACAGCCGAGATGAAGGCTTTGATTGACCGTGCCGGCATGGTGGCCCGTGCCAACGGGCACATGTTCCGTCGCAAGGCGGGCGCGGCTATCGTGGCGGTACGCCGTGGAGGAGCTATCCACGCCTTTGACTCCATGAACCACTTCTTCCTGATCAGTCAGATGGTGGTGCCGGGGTCCAGTTACTGGAATATGGGTATTGGACGAGAGATCGGAGAAGTGGAGCACGATGCCGAGGGCATGGAGACCATGCGTATCCTGGGCGAAAATATGGCCTGGCTGCTGGAAAAGACCCAGCGGTAG
- a CDS encoding 2-isopropylmalate synthase — protein sequence MSRKIMVFDTTLRDGEQSPGCSMNTEEKVALARQLERLNVDVIEAGFPIASIGDFEAVKAVALALEKPIIAGLCRANEKDIHRCYEAVSHARRGRIHTFLATSDIHLQAKLKMSREDALERAVSAVKYARSLIDDVEFSLEDAGRTDWDYMCRVVEAVIDAGARTINLPDTVGYTIPSEFHEMITYVMNRVPNMDKAIISLHCHNDLGLAVANSLAGILAGAGQVECTINGIGERAGNAAMEEIVMALKTRANYFGAHTDIVTEEIYRSSKLLSSIIGVEVQPNKAIVGKNAFAHEAGIHQHGMLSDKRTYEIMTPESIGLSKTELVLGKHSGRHAFKARLEELGYSLNPESLETAFEKFKALADRKKEIFDEDLEHIANEGLKQVTETFILDYVGTTAGSSIIPTSCVRICTRENGEERLITETAIGDGPVEASYHAINKATGYQGKLLEYQVKAVSKGEDAVGDVTVKIEFTGLDRPITGKGSSTDVLHGSALAYVDAVNKARIRFELQKRETRQESISEKI from the coding sequence ATGAGCAGAAAAATAATGGTATTTGATACCACCCTGCGTGATGGCGAACAGTCTCCTGGCTGTTCTATGAATACGGAAGAGAAAGTGGCCCTGGCCCGACAACTGGAACGCCTCAACGTGGACGTCATCGAGGCAGGCTTTCCCATTGCTTCCATCGGCGACTTCGAGGCCGTCAAGGCCGTAGCCCTGGCCCTGGAAAAGCCCATCATCGCTGGCCTGTGCCGCGCCAACGAAAAGGACATTCACCGCTGCTACGAGGCCGTCAGCCACGCCAGGCGCGGCCGCATTCACACCTTCCTGGCCACCAGCGACATCCACCTGCAGGCCAAGCTCAAAATGAGCCGCGAAGACGCCCTTGAGCGCGCTGTCAGCGCCGTGAAATACGCCCGCAGCCTCATTGATGACGTGGAGTTCTCCCTGGAAGACGCCGGGCGCACCGACTGGGACTACATGTGCCGCGTCGTGGAAGCGGTCATTGACGCCGGTGCCCGCACCATCAACCTGCCTGATACCGTGGGTTACACCATCCCCTCGGAATTCCACGAGATGATCACCTATGTGATGAACCGCGTCCCCAACATGGACAAGGCCATCATCAGCCTGCACTGCCACAACGACCTGGGTCTGGCCGTGGCCAACTCCCTGGCCGGTATTCTGGCTGGCGCCGGTCAGGTGGAGTGCACCATCAACGGCATCGGCGAACGGGCTGGCAATGCCGCCATGGAAGAAATTGTCATGGCTCTCAAGACCCGTGCCAACTATTTCGGCGCCCATACTGACATCGTCACCGAGGAGATCTACCGCTCCAGCAAGCTGCTCAGTTCCATCATCGGCGTAGAAGTTCAGCCCAATAAAGCCATTGTGGGCAAGAACGCCTTCGCCCACGAAGCAGGCATTCATCAGCACGGCATGCTCAGCGACAAGCGCACCTACGAAATCATGACCCCCGAGTCCATTGGCCTGTCCAAGACCGAGCTGGTACTGGGCAAGCACTCGGGCCGCCACGCCTTCAAGGCTCGCCTGGAAGAGCTGGGGTACAGCCTGAACCCCGAGAGCCTGGAAACCGCCTTCGAGAAGTTCAAAGCCCTGGCGGACCGCAAAAAGGAAATCTTCGACGAAGATCTGGAGCACATCGCCAACGAAGGGCTCAAACAGGTAACCGAGACCTTCATTCTGGACTATGTGGGCACCACCGCCGGCTCCTCAATCATCCCCACCTCCTGTGTGCGCATCTGCACCCGTGAAAACGGGGAAGAAAGGCTCATCACGGAAACTGCCATCGGCGATGGCCCGGTGGAGGCTTCCTACCACGCCATCAACAAGGCCACCGGCTACCAGGGCAAACTGCTGGAATACCAGGTCAAGGCCGTCTCCAAAGGCGAGGACGCCGTGGGTGATGTAACCGTGAAAATCGAGTTCACAGGCCTGGATCGCCCCATTACCGGCAAAGGTTCCAGTACCGATGTCCTGCACGGCAGCGCGCTGGCCTACGTGGACGCCGTCAACAAGGCCCGCATCCGCTTTGAGCTGCAGAAGCGGGAGACCCGGCAGGAAAGCATCTCGGAAAAAATCTGA
- a CDS encoding glycosyltransferase family 2 protein produces MQVSVIFTTYNSPAWLEKVLWGFFEQTVKDFEIVIADDGSRSDTRDLIERMRVESPVPIKHIWQEDDGFQKCRILNKAIVAAEGEYVIFTDGDCIPRNDFVAQHLRFARRDRYLSGGYFKLPLDVSHAITRDDIVAQRAFDVGWLASQGFTHTHKSLKLIARGWFADLLNVLSLTRPTWNGHSASCHREHIIAVNGFDENMQYGGQDCEFGDRLLNYGLKAQRIRYSAICLHLDHGRGYATEETRAKNRRIREYTKKHKVVRSPLGLDQYLEKEKEVVE; encoded by the coding sequence ATGCAAGTAAGTGTAATTTTTACCACCTATAATTCCCCTGCGTGGCTGGAAAAAGTGCTGTGGGGTTTTTTTGAGCAGACAGTTAAGGATTTCGAGATAGTGATTGCTGATGACGGTTCGCGTAGTGATACCCGCGACCTGATTGAGCGCATGCGCGTGGAGTCACCGGTGCCAATCAAGCATATCTGGCAGGAGGATGATGGTTTTCAGAAGTGCCGGATTCTGAATAAGGCCATTGTGGCTGCTGAGGGGGAATATGTCATCTTTACCGATGGTGACTGTATCCCCCGCAATGACTTTGTGGCGCAGCATCTGCGCTTTGCCAGACGCGATCGATATCTTTCCGGGGGATATTTCAAACTGCCCCTGGATGTCAGCCATGCGATTACTCGCGACGATATTGTCGCCCAGCGGGCTTTTGATGTCGGGTGGCTTGCCAGCCAGGGTTTCACGCATACCCACAAGTCACTGAAGCTTATTGCCAGGGGTTGGTTTGCGGATCTTCTCAATGTGCTCAGCCTCACTCGGCCAACCTGGAACGGGCACAGTGCCTCGTGCCACCGTGAGCATATTATCGCGGTAAATGGCTTTGATGAAAATATGCAGTACGGTGGTCAGGATTGTGAATTTGGTGACCGGTTGCTCAACTATGGTCTAAAGGCGCAACGTATCCGCTATTCTGCCATTTGCCTGCACCTGGATCATGGCCGTGGATATGCTACGGAGGAAACCCGTGCCAAGAATCGGCGCATTCGGGAGTATACAAAAAAGCATAAGGTCGTCCGCTCTCCCCTCGGACTTGATCAGTATCTAGAAAAGGAAAAGGAAGTGGTAGAGTGA
- the mce gene encoding methylmalonyl-CoA epimerase, with translation MTDKINHIGIAVKNLDTSIPFYRDILKMQLETVEEVADQKVRVAMFICGESRIELLEATSEDSPIARFLEKNGEGIHHIAYQVTGLDTKLKELKESGVRLVDETPRPGAHGTRIAFLHPKSSGSVLTELCEEGH, from the coding sequence ATGACCGACAAGATCAACCACATCGGCATTGCCGTCAAAAACCTGGATACTTCAATCCCCTTCTATCGTGACATCCTGAAAATGCAGCTGGAAACCGTGGAAGAAGTCGCCGATCAGAAAGTGCGCGTCGCCATGTTCATCTGTGGCGAAAGCCGTATCGAACTGCTGGAAGCCACTTCCGAAGACTCCCCCATCGCCAGGTTCCTCGAAAAAAATGGCGAAGGCATCCACCACATTGCCTATCAGGTAACAGGCCTTGATACAAAACTGAAGGAACTCAAAGAGAGCGGCGTACGCCTGGTTGACGAAACACCCCGCCCCGGCGCCCACGGAACCCGCATCGCCTTCCTGCACCCTAAATCCAGCGGCAGCGTGCTGACCGAACTCTGTGAAGAAGGGCACTGA
- a CDS encoding HD-GYP domain-containing protein: MRLYFSLQELRISHKIFFLFCLFYLLAALSHFAIIRNAEQGELLQNARVVGQLLSSETWWSMEPGKVFRQPATMDSPSQSSQNYYYLPIESVRSQDVGDFPGATLLEHLDLQRGGEYYEFHNHSFHYITSLHVPSQAVLTFPEDNRVYTAGEIHGVLYVALPQNPPLKTIISNLSATHIALTFGAALLFYLFARFIILNPIYNLFQAANRITHTKDFSTRIPCRSRRGREGQLPQDEITALGQSFNRMIDEINISYRKLERSQLNIIEILGYVAEFRDKETGNHIRRVSEYATTLARHAGLSDEECTLIRHASPMHDIGKVGISDEILNKKGKLNHEEFELVKQHTTLGGNILRAQEGTEEIILVARIIALEHHEWWNGHGYPHGKKGEEISFYGRIVAIADVFDALTSRRPYKDEWDIAESVNYIREMKGIQFDPNLVDLLLENLSDMLEIKRIYSDTAPETGTGR, encoded by the coding sequence ATGAGGCTTTACTTCAGCCTGCAGGAACTGCGCATTTCCCATAAGATATTCTTCCTCTTCTGCCTCTTCTACCTGCTGGCAGCTTTGTCACACTTTGCTATCATCCGCAATGCCGAGCAGGGTGAGCTGCTGCAGAACGCCCGAGTCGTCGGGCAGCTCCTCTCCTCGGAGACCTGGTGGAGCATGGAACCCGGCAAAGTCTTCCGTCAGCCTGCCACCATGGACAGCCCCAGCCAGAGCAGCCAGAACTACTACTATCTGCCCATTGAAAGCGTCCGCAGCCAGGACGTCGGCGATTTTCCCGGCGCCACTCTGCTTGAGCATCTGGACCTGCAGCGCGGCGGCGAATACTATGAGTTTCACAACCACTCGTTCCACTATATCACCTCCCTGCACGTCCCCAGCCAGGCAGTACTGACCTTTCCCGAGGATAACCGCGTATACACCGCCGGCGAAATTCACGGAGTGCTCTATGTGGCACTACCTCAGAACCCCCCCCTTAAAACCATTATCAGCAACCTCAGCGCCACCCATATCGCACTGACCTTTGGCGCTGCCCTGCTGTTCTACCTCTTCGCGCGCTTCATTATCCTCAACCCCATTTACAACCTCTTTCAGGCAGCCAATCGCATCACCCATACCAAAGACTTCTCAACGCGCATTCCCTGCCGCTCCAGGCGCGGCCGCGAAGGGCAGCTCCCCCAGGACGAAATCACGGCCCTTGGGCAGTCGTTCAATCGCATGATCGATGAAATCAATATTTCCTACCGCAAACTGGAGCGTTCCCAGCTCAACATCATTGAAATCCTCGGCTATGTGGCGGAATTCCGCGACAAGGAAACCGGCAACCATATCCGCCGCGTCAGCGAATATGCCACCACCCTGGCCCGCCACGCCGGACTGAGCGACGAAGAGTGCACCCTGATCCGCCATGCATCCCCCATGCACGACATCGGCAAAGTGGGTATCTCCGACGAAATACTCAACAAGAAGGGCAAGCTCAACCACGAAGAGTTCGAGCTGGTCAAACAGCACACCACCCTTGGCGGCAACATCCTGCGCGCCCAGGAAGGCACCGAGGAAATTATTCTCGTAGCGCGCATTATCGCCCTGGAACACCACGAGTGGTGGAATGGTCACGGCTATCCCCACGGCAAGAAGGGCGAGGAAATCAGCTTCTATGGACGCATCGTCGCCATAGCCGACGTCTTTGACGCCCTCACCAGCCGCCGGCCGTACAAAGACGAATGGGACATCGCAGAAAGCGTCAACTACATCCGGGAAATGAAAGGCATCCAATTCGACCCCAACCTGGTGGATCTCCTGCTGGAAAACCTCAGCGACATGCTGGAAATCAAGCGCATCTACAGCGACACCGCACCCGAAACCGGAACCGGACGCTGA
- a CDS encoding glycosyltransferase family 25 protein, with protein MNRQLPVFVISLVSSEKRRKSSTELLLSQGISFEFIDAIDGRKDRHPLLDRFRPDKFLVRHGRPSAPGEAGCYASHFLAWQKCVELNCPIIVFEDDFAVRDHIYDIFSFLPDLMSYYPFIRLEDNDPVLHKKIKQFGDYTLVRFLRIPQRATCYAISPFAAAAFIKASKEFVYPVDVFVRHQNIHKIPIYGLLPYPVYPADPSGNYSEIGNRHKDKGPLWCKLTRLFFKLKNITLNVITNIRHSLNGL; from the coding sequence ATGAATCGACAATTACCTGTTTTTGTCATTAGTTTGGTAAGCTCTGAAAAAAGAAGGAAAAGCAGCACTGAGCTTCTGCTTTCCCAAGGAATTTCCTTCGAATTTATAGATGCCATTGACGGTAGAAAAGATCGGCACCCTCTGCTGGATCGCTTCCGACCCGATAAGTTTCTTGTGCGTCACGGGCGCCCTTCTGCACCTGGCGAAGCGGGTTGTTATGCCAGCCATTTTTTAGCATGGCAGAAATGCGTAGAGCTGAATTGTCCGATAATCGTTTTCGAGGATGATTTTGCAGTGCGCGATCATATTTATGATATCTTTAGTTTCCTGCCTGACCTGATGAGCTATTATCCCTTTATCCGCCTTGAAGATAATGATCCTGTTCTGCATAAGAAAATCAAGCAGTTTGGGGATTATACTTTAGTGCGTTTTCTACGTATTCCGCAACGGGCAACTTGCTATGCTATTTCACCGTTTGCAGCAGCAGCCTTTATTAAGGCTAGCAAAGAGTTTGTTTATCCCGTTGATGTTTTTGTCCGTCATCAGAATATTCACAAAATTCCAATTTATGGCTTGTTACCTTATCCTGTTTATCCCGCTGATCCTTCCGGTAATTATTCCGAAATAGGTAATCGTCATAAAGACAAGGGGCCCCTGTGGTGCAAACTGACTCGATTGTTTTTCAAACTTAAGAATATTACACTGAATGTTATAACCAATATCCGGCATAGTTTGAATGGACTTTGA